The following proteins come from a genomic window of Bactrocera tryoni isolate S06 chromosome 1, CSIRO_BtryS06_freeze2, whole genome shotgun sequence:
- the LOC120766254 gene encoding protein takeout-like: MSRISWIPLFACAVLYMQSAKAQKALDFERCRYGDSVCHTKITSELIKKYGATGVRALHIPPFDPLRIKSLVLPPNPKALINARLSFTNVDITGLTNAQNIKVEGFTRDVTSPISLSCTVPKARFSGAYEGEGKILGANFQGKGNCVIELSDITLTCKIDAKLVQKSGKNYLVINNVSLVMSKPKNVRYQLDGLYHGNPELSATANDFLNGNADEIFEGMRPNMQEVFAVVVHEYMTKCFNEWPYDDLFLPE; the protein is encoded by the exons ATGTCGCGGATTAGCTGGATACCCTTATTCGCGTGTGCAGTACTTTACATGCAATCAGCAAAGGCGCAAAAAG CACTGGACTTTGAGCGCTGCCGCTACGGTGATTCGGTGTGCCACACAAAGATTACCAGCGAACTGATAAAAAAGTACGGCGCAACTGGTGTACGTGCACTACATATACCGCCCTTCGATCCATTGCGTATTAAGTCGCTTGTATTGCCGCCGAATCCAAAAGCTCTCATAAATGCACGCTTGTCCTTCACAAATGTTGACATAACTGGTTTGACAAATGCACAAAACATCAAAGTCGA AGGCTTCACACGCGATGTCACTAGTCCGATATCACTGTCATGCACCGTCCCGAAAGCAAGATTTAGCGGTGCCTATGAAGGCGAGGGCAAAATTCTTGGCGCGAATTTTCAAGGCAAAGGAAATTGCGTAATAGAGCTAT CTGATATAACCCTCACTTGCAAAATAGATGCCAAATTGGTGCAGAAAAGCGGCAAGAATTACTTAGTCATTAATAATGTATCATTGGTGATGTCGAAACCGAAAAATGTACGTTACCAACTTGATGGACTCTACCATGGTAACCCGGAATTGAGCGCAACGGCGAACGATTTCCTCAATGGCAATGCGGATGAAATATTCGAAGGCATGCGTCCGAATATGCAAGAGGTTTTTGCAGTGGTCGTACATGAATACATGACAAAATGTTTTAATGAATGGCCATACGATGATCTTTTCCTACCCGAGTAA
- the LOC120780601 gene encoding uncharacterized protein LOC120780601, whose protein sequence is MATYHQLSCENDSQLLNTNMETISQELSSLLIGGELDSVGAIGLTATTNFPEVIGLPVPYVESCVAQLSNNCLKDDKSCGNVTGAVEKAPNNSHTMNTRDAYMLQLYRQYYYHHQLQNQQMQQNKRNKQQNFHIGSNLYGSAATSHSVPIAQFHSAIASGTPGLNDGANCNYSSVPPRCKEIPQIRSSNGTNLTCGVLPKASTAPKFEFHFLRHQNSNTLHPDTSAVPLISSAAFNAGETDFYRSGSRNNNGTVNKVNGVSQRRFSKYNDTLKEQEIDYDKIVVDLSTLGLPLDNKEPNPVLRLFGLLRKMHYYLNDVLPLNAFDADIQLQAGKMQTDAQTKCSMPCTMNVQYQVKQAAKKCTIFLCEMQRILNANKVCSIELYMECEQSLNKLRNFLTQFETFKRIEMEHKRGQFVTEQARTQTQLLEKLILQLNDQIREVHIYVHAFNWTVERTKRSTIFNIGLKHEIVTPNNNDGLVYGEAAVATAFTARDVAGTTHTMSATNGAIDQQTSTVNETYFNADAGAVTNILKESVADRRTTRYIGAV, encoded by the exons atgGCTACTTATCACCAACTAAGTTGTGAAAATGATAGTCAATTACTGAATACCAATATGGAAACTATTTCACAAGAATTGAGTTCACTGCTTATTGGTGGCGAATTAGATTCTGTTGGTGCAATTGGAttaactgcaacaacaaacttCCCTGAGGTCATCGGATTGCCAGTGCCTTACGTAGAATCGTGTGTTGCTCAGTTAAGTAATAACTGTTTGAAAGATGATAAAAGTTGTGGAAATGTCACTGGAGCAGTTGAAAAAGCTCCAAATAATTCCCACACAATGAACACCAGGGATGCATACATGTTGCAGTTATATCGTCAATATTATTATCATCACCAACTTCAAAATCAGCAAAtgcagcaaaataaaagaaacaagcAACAAAATTTCCATATTGGGTCAAATTTATATGGATCGGCAGCCACATCTCACTCAGTTCCAATAGCACAGTTTCATTCTGCAATAGCCTCTGGAACTCCTGGGTTGAATGATGGCGCAAATTGCAATTACAGTTCAGTACCACCTCGATGTAAGGAAATTCCACAAATTCGCTCTTCAAATGGCACCAACTTAACTTGTGGAGTATTGCCTAAAGCTTCTACTGCgccaaaatttgaatttcactTTTTACGTCACCAAAATTCCAATACTCTTCATCCGGACACCAGTGCAGTGCCACTTATTTCCAGCGCTGCTTTCAATGCTGGCGAAACTGATTTCTATCGTTCTGGAAGCCGCAACAATAATGGAACTGTCAACAAAGTAAATGGCGTTAGTCAACGTAGGTTTTCAAAATACAACGACACATTGAAGGAACAAGAAATTGATTACGACAAAATTGTAGTCGATTTATCCACTCTTGGCCTACCATTGGATAA CAAGGAGCCTAACCCAGTTTTGCGTCTATTTGGTCTGCTTCGAAAAATGCATTATTATTTGAACGACGTTTTACCATTAAATGCGTTTGATGCCGACATACAATTGCAAGCAGGTAAAATGCAGACAGATGCACAGACAAAGTGTTCCATGCCTTGTACCATGAATGTGCAATATCAAGTGAAGCAGGCAGCAAAAAAATGTACGATTTTCTTATGTGAAATGCAGCGCATTTTGAACGCAAACAAAGTGTGCAGCATTGAGTTATATATGGAGTGTGAACAGTCCTTAAATAAGTTGCGCaattttttaacacaatttgAGACATTTAAACGAATCGAAATGGAGCATAAACGTGGGCAATTTGTCACCGAACAAGCACGCA CTCAAACACAGTTGCTGGAAAAACTCATACTGCAGCTCAATGATCAAATACGCGAGGTACACATCTATGTGCATGCCTTCAATTGGACAGTGGAGCGCACAAAGCGTTCGACAATATTTAATATAGGACTGAAACATGAAATAGTCACACCTAATAACAACGATGGCTTAGTTTATGGAGAAGCAGCAGTAGCCACAGCATTTACTGCCCGTGATGTTGCGGGAACTACACATACAATGAGCGCGACCAATGGTGCCATTGATCAGCAAACATCTACCGTAAACGAAACCTATTTCAACGCTGATGCGGGTGCCGTTACTAACATTTTGAAAGAATCTGTTGCTGATCGGCGAACTACGCGATATATTGGTGCCGTTTAA
- the LOC120782882 gene encoding 40S ribosomal protein S27, which yields MPLAKDLLHPLPAEEKRKHKLKRLVQHPNSYFMDVKCPGCYRITTVFSHAQGVVVCAGCATILCQPTGGRAKLTEGCSFRRKPQ from the exons ATGCCG CTAGCAAAAGATTTACTGCACCCATTGCCCGCTGAAGAGAAGCGTAAGCATAAGCTGAAGCGCTTGGTGCAACATCCCAACTCTTACTTCATGGACGTCAAGTGCCCCGGCTGCTACAGAATTACCACAGTTTTCAGTCATGCACAAGGCGTTGTTGTATGTGCGGGATGTGCCACAATTCTGTGCCAACCCACAGGAGGACGTGCTAAACTCACTGAGG GTTGTTCTTTCAGAAGGAAGCCACAGTAG